A window from Halomicrobium urmianum encodes these proteins:
- a CDS encoding ABC transporter ATP-binding protein: MSETDESARNLGPNVRRTPAAKATGEQTDTLLQTDGLVKRFGGFTATDEPGFAVDEGELRCLIGPNGAGKSTLLKLITGAYEPTAGRIYYDGHDVTDLEPHERVQRGISMKFQVPSVYGDLTVRENARLPVQQFAAGEERRRRVDEAVAAAGLDGYEKVPASALSHGQQQQLEIGMAASLEPDLLLLDEPVAGLSVEEREGIAERVTQLNEAAGIAFVVIEHDTDFVAEIADTVTVLHRGDVFREGSIEEIESDPEVRRIYLGGEE, translated from the coding sequence ATGAGCGAGACCGACGAGAGCGCACGGAACCTCGGACCGAACGTCCGCCGGACGCCCGCCGCGAAGGCGACCGGCGAGCAGACCGACACGCTGTTGCAGACCGACGGGCTGGTCAAGCGGTTCGGCGGCTTCACGGCCACCGACGAGCCCGGCTTCGCCGTCGACGAGGGCGAGCTCCGGTGTCTGATTGGCCCGAACGGCGCCGGCAAGTCGACGCTGCTGAAGCTGATCACCGGTGCCTACGAGCCGACGGCCGGGCGGATCTACTACGACGGCCACGACGTCACCGACCTGGAGCCCCACGAGCGAGTCCAGCGCGGGATCAGCATGAAGTTCCAGGTGCCGTCGGTGTACGGCGACCTCACGGTGCGGGAGAACGCCCGCCTGCCCGTCCAGCAGTTCGCCGCCGGCGAGGAGCGGCGGCGGCGCGTCGACGAGGCCGTCGCCGCCGCCGGCCTGGACGGCTACGAGAAGGTCCCCGCCAGCGCCCTCTCGCACGGCCAGCAACAGCAACTGGAGATCGGAATGGCGGCGTCGCTGGAGCCGGACCTCCTCCTGCTGGACGAGCCCGTCGCCGGCCTCTCCGTCGAGGAGCGCGAGGGGATCGCCGAGCGGGTCACCCAGCTCAACGAGGCGGCGGGCATCGCCTTCGTTGTCATCGAGCACGACACCGACTTCGTCGCCGAGATCGCCGACACGGTGACGGTCCTCCACCGGGGAGACGTCTTCCGGGAGGGGTCGATCGAGGAGATCGAGTCGGATCCGGAGGTCCGTCGCATCTACCTCGGAGGTGAGGAGTGA
- a CDS encoding ABC transporter permease subunit produces MAADPAAAGGALARLRARLEGPHTIGSSRGFWAAFAVAVLALFLFPWYGRSGQFSLFLVLALLGLSLSLVWGYSGVLSFGQVVFFGVGGYAFGVVSINVATPGGITAAVLAGVVGGGLSAALLGYFMFYGGVRDVYVTIITLVTTMVLHTFMAQTAGSAWTIGEAPLGGFNGMPQIPLLALGVEGASFQFVYNEFVLWLPLLGTAEFDPFYYLALALLVIAYLGLRALVNSDFGRVMVAVREDEDRTEMFGYDVRRVKLTAFVIGGALAGLSGVLYAARNVFIDPTVFSLTFATLPVIWVSVGGRKSLLGAVVATVAVEWIRVSTSGEWGLVVLGTLLLVTILALPGGLVPWLHGTIVRNRPDPADVEGPGTPDAHTEVSDQ; encoded by the coding sequence ATGGCCGCCGATCCGGCCGCGGCCGGCGGCGCGCTCGCCCGCCTCCGCGCCCGTCTCGAGGGGCCCCACACCATCGGGAGCTCGCGGGGCTTCTGGGCGGCCTTCGCCGTTGCGGTCCTCGCGCTGTTCCTCTTCCCCTGGTACGGGCGCAGCGGGCAGTTCTCGCTGTTCCTGGTACTGGCGCTGCTGGGGCTCTCGCTGTCGCTCGTGTGGGGCTACTCCGGCGTGCTGAGCTTCGGCCAGGTCGTGTTCTTCGGGGTCGGCGGGTACGCGTTCGGCGTCGTCTCGATCAACGTCGCCACGCCGGGCGGGATCACCGCCGCGGTCCTGGCCGGCGTGGTGGGCGGCGGACTGAGCGCGGCCCTGCTCGGCTACTTCATGTTCTACGGCGGCGTCCGCGACGTGTACGTGACCATCATCACGCTGGTCACGACGATGGTGCTGCACACGTTCATGGCCCAGACCGCGGGCTCGGCGTGGACTATCGGAGAGGCCCCGCTGGGCGGGTTCAACGGCATGCCGCAGATCCCGCTGCTGGCGCTCGGGGTCGAGGGGGCGTCGTTCCAGTTCGTCTACAACGAGTTCGTCCTCTGGCTGCCGCTGCTCGGAACGGCCGAGTTCGACCCGTTCTACTACCTCGCGCTCGCGCTCCTGGTGATCGCCTACCTCGGACTACGTGCGCTGGTCAACTCCGACTTCGGCCGCGTGATGGTCGCGGTCCGCGAGGACGAGGACCGGACCGAGATGTTCGGCTACGACGTCAGGCGCGTCAAGCTGACCGCGTTCGTGATCGGCGGCGCGCTCGCCGGGCTCTCCGGCGTGCTGTACGCCGCGCGGAACGTGTTCATCGACCCGACGGTGTTCTCGCTGACGTTCGCGACGCTGCCGGTCATCTGGGTGAGCGTCGGCGGGCGCAAGAGCCTGCTCGGCGCCGTCGTCGCGACGGTCGCCGTCGAGTGGATCCGCGTCTCCACGTCGGGCGAGTGGGGCCTCGTCGTCCTCGGTACCCTGCTGCTCGTGACGATCCTGGCGCTGCCGGGCGGCCTCGTCCCGTGGCTCCACGGGACGATCGTCCGGAACCGCCCCGATCCGGCAGACGTCGAGGGTCCGGGGACCCCCGACGCACACACCGAGGTGAGCGATCAATGA
- the urtB gene encoding urea ABC transporter, permease protein UrtB: protein MVNGLSLALQFLDSFAFIVLAAAGLAIVFGIMGVINLAHGEFILVGAYATTLAATQLGLPLVVAMAVGTLVTALFGLVVERTIVSGAVPNAVGQRVAGRDVMEPLYDRLADSMVATFGLSLVMVQGARIVFGNSIDQIATPLGEIAYGAFSYSTYRVVLSGVSVAVLLVTYYVFTRTDYGMRARATIQDEETAKALGVDTERTYVTTFAVGSGLAGLTGALFAPIVSMQPTLGDQFLVEAFVAVVVGGPSVVLGTALSGVVLGAIDAAFSNLYGTFVGRIALLIAAVIALRFLPEGVTGFVERVRTRRREGA from the coding sequence ATGGTCAACGGGCTCAGTCTCGCGTTGCAGTTCCTCGATAGCTTCGCCTTCATCGTGCTGGCGGCGGCGGGGTTGGCCATCGTCTTCGGGATCATGGGCGTGATCAACCTGGCCCACGGGGAGTTCATCCTCGTGGGGGCGTACGCCACGACGCTGGCCGCGACCCAGCTGGGACTCCCGCTGGTGGTCGCGATGGCGGTGGGGACGCTCGTGACGGCCCTCTTCGGCCTGGTCGTCGAACGGACCATCGTCTCGGGAGCCGTCCCGAACGCCGTCGGCCAGCGGGTCGCCGGCCGCGACGTGATGGAACCGCTGTACGACCGCCTGGCCGACTCCATGGTCGCGACGTTCGGGCTGAGCCTCGTCATGGTCCAGGGCGCCCGGATCGTCTTCGGGAACTCGATCGACCAGATCGCGACGCCCCTCGGCGAGATCGCCTACGGGGCGTTCTCGTACTCGACGTACCGCGTCGTCCTCTCCGGGGTCAGCGTCGCCGTCCTGCTGGTGACGTACTACGTGTTCACCCGGACCGACTACGGGATGCGCGCCCGCGCGACGATCCAGGACGAGGAGACCGCGAAGGCGCTGGGCGTCGACACCGAGCGGACGTACGTGACGACCTTCGCCGTCGGCTCGGGGCTGGCCGGTCTGACCGGCGCCCTGTTCGCACCGATCGTCTCGATGCAGCCGACGCTGGGCGACCAGTTCCTCGTGGAGGCGTTCGTCGCGGTCGTCGTCGGCGGCCCGAGCGTCGTCCTCGGGACGGCCCTGTCCGGCGTCGTCCTGGGCGCCATCGACGCCGCGTTCTCGAACCTCTACGGCACGTTCGTCGGCCGCATCGCGCTGCTGATCGCGGCCGTGATCGCGCTCCGGTTCCTGCCGGAGGGAGTCACCGGCTTCGTCGAGCGGGTCCGCACCCGCAGGCGGGAGGGAGCGTAG
- a CDS encoding urea ABC transporter substrate-binding protein, with the protein MSRSTVSRRGFVTAGGAALVSGFAGCSSGGGSGASTDTASSADVVEIGVLEDQSGNFALVGDPKHKASMLAIEEINASGGIDGKEIEVYSRDPQSDNQRYQELTREMIDENDVDVLWAGYSSATREAIRPIINRNEQLYFYTTQYEGGVCDETTFAPGPTARQQLGTVLPYLREEYGPEIYTVAADYNFGQLSADWVKVLADEHDAEVVGEEFVPLSESSFGSTINRIQEADPDFVMSMLVGANHTSFYEQKASAGLEIPIGTSTAMAQGYEHRRLEPPAMANIYAGVNYMEEVPTESNTSDGGFVDRYFEKYPDAPYLNEEAETNYFSTYMYKEAVEQAGTLEQPEVIEALESGISLGTERAPEAPEGETVELDGATHHVDHHMWVLRADEEHTIEAVEDRTVPEQFLSETVGCDLREEAEQTQYTPRDYFEEAE; encoded by the coding sequence GTGAGCCGTTCGACCGTCAGTCGCCGAGGGTTCGTCACGGCCGGAGGCGCCGCTCTGGTGTCCGGGTTCGCGGGCTGTTCGAGCGGCGGCGGCAGCGGCGCGTCGACGGACACGGCCAGCAGCGCCGACGTCGTCGAGATCGGCGTCCTCGAGGACCAGTCGGGGAACTTCGCGCTGGTCGGCGACCCCAAGCACAAGGCCTCGATGCTCGCCATCGAGGAGATCAACGCCAGCGGCGGGATCGACGGCAAGGAGATCGAGGTCTACTCCCGCGACCCGCAGTCGGACAACCAGCGCTACCAGGAACTGACGCGGGAGATGATCGACGAGAACGACGTCGACGTCCTCTGGGCGGGCTACTCCTCGGCGACCCGGGAGGCCATCCGGCCGATCATCAACCGCAACGAGCAGCTGTACTTCTACACGACCCAGTACGAGGGCGGCGTCTGCGACGAGACCACGTTCGCACCGGGCCCGACGGCGCGCCAGCAGCTCGGGACGGTCCTGCCGTACCTGCGCGAGGAGTACGGCCCGGAGATCTACACCGTCGCGGCCGACTACAACTTCGGTCAGCTGTCGGCCGACTGGGTGAAGGTCCTGGCCGACGAGCACGACGCCGAGGTGGTCGGAGAGGAGTTCGTCCCGCTCAGCGAGTCCTCGTTCGGCTCGACGATCAACCGCATCCAGGAGGCGGACCCCGACTTCGTCATGTCCATGCTCGTGGGCGCGAACCACACGTCCTTCTACGAGCAGAAGGCCTCGGCGGGCCTGGAGATCCCGATCGGCACCTCGACGGCGATGGCCCAGGGCTACGAGCACCGCCGGCTCGAACCGCCCGCGATGGCCAACATCTACGCGGGCGTCAACTACATGGAAGAGGTGCCCACGGAGAGCAACACCAGCGACGGCGGCTTCGTCGACCGCTACTTCGAGAAGTACCCCGACGCCCCCTACCTCAACGAGGAGGCCGAGACGAACTACTTCTCGACGTACATGTACAAGGAGGCCGTCGAGCAGGCCGGGACGCTCGAACAGCCGGAGGTCATCGAGGCCCTCGAATCGGGCATCAGCCTCGGCACCGAACGGGCCCCCGAGGCGCCCGAGGGAGAGACCGTCGAACTCGACGGCGCGACCCACCACGTCGACCACCACATGTGGGTCCTCCGGGCCGACGAGGAGCACACCATCGAGGCCGTCGAGGACCGGACGGTCCCCGAGCAGTTCCTCTCGGAGACGGTCGGCTGTGACCTGCGCGAGGAGGCCGAACAGACGCAGTACACGCCCAGAGACTACTTCGAGGAGGCCGAGTAG
- the nikR gene encoding nickel-responsive transcriptional regulator NikR, whose amino-acid sequence MSDDLDRISLTLPPAMVDRLDDIVDDWEYASRSEAFRDALRDFFAAYEWESGGDAVHHGTIVVVHDHHVSGIADELQSVQHEMADIVTSVQHIHLSHDTCMETLIVEGPGTEITELANRLRAVSGVQQVKVVVVGD is encoded by the coding sequence ATGAGCGACGACCTCGACCGCATCAGCCTGACCTTACCGCCGGCGATGGTCGACCGGCTCGACGACATCGTCGACGACTGGGAGTACGCCAGCCGGTCGGAGGCGTTCCGGGACGCGCTCCGGGACTTCTTCGCCGCCTACGAGTGGGAGTCCGGTGGCGACGCCGTTCACCACGGGACCATCGTCGTCGTCCACGACCACCACGTCTCGGGCATCGCCGACGAACTCCAGAGCGTGCAACACGAGATGGCCGACATCGTCACGTCCGTCCAGCACATCCATCTCTCGCACGACACCTGCATGGAGACGCTGATCGTCGAGGGACCCGGGACGGAGATCACCGAACTCGCCAACCGACTGCGTGCCGTCTCCGGCGTCCAGCAGGTCAAAGTGGTCGTGGTCGGCGACTGA
- a CDS encoding energy-coupling factor ABC transporter permease, producing the protein MHIPDGYLDLSIALLVGALSVAVLSYAARRINGEITDARAPMLGVVAAGIFAAQMLDWPIPGGTSAHFVGGAFAGILLGPHLGALCVATVVTIQALVFGDGGLVALGANVFNMAVVEVYLGYAVYRLLAPYGEFRAAFAAGWLGITAGAVAAALQLGLSSAFQYEVVTTLSIMGVGHLVLGLIEGGITAVVYRYLAEARPDLRPDAAPEVSA; encoded by the coding sequence ATGCACATTCCGGACGGCTACCTGGACCTCTCGATCGCGCTGCTGGTCGGCGCGCTCTCGGTCGCGGTCCTGAGCTACGCTGCCAGGCGCATCAACGGCGAGATTACCGATGCGCGCGCCCCGATGCTCGGCGTCGTCGCGGCGGGGATCTTCGCGGCACAGATGCTGGACTGGCCGATCCCGGGCGGGACCAGCGCCCACTTCGTCGGCGGCGCGTTCGCCGGCATCCTGCTGGGCCCGCACCTCGGGGCGCTCTGTGTGGCGACGGTCGTCACCATCCAGGCGCTAGTCTTCGGCGACGGCGGCCTCGTCGCGCTGGGGGCCAACGTGTTCAACATGGCCGTCGTCGAGGTGTACCTCGGCTACGCCGTCTACCGGCTGCTGGCCCCCTACGGCGAGTTTCGGGCGGCCTTCGCCGCCGGCTGGCTCGGCATCACGGCCGGTGCCGTGGCCGCGGCGCTGCAACTCGGGCTCTCCTCTGCCTTCCAGTACGAGGTGGTGACGACGCTGTCGATCATGGGCGTCGGCCACCTCGTCCTGGGCCTGATCGAGGGCGGGATCACCGCCGTCGTCTACCGCTACCTCGCGGAGGCTCGGCCGGACCTGCGGCCCGACGCCGCGCCCGAGGTGAGCGCCTGA
- a CDS encoding PDGLE domain-containing protein, producing MAPDWLPRALAVLLVLALLAPVFAWAAGQVGYAEPLENAAEATGATEHAESLHEGLFPDYGVPGMDASSGTFVSAVVGTALTLAAAAGIGRLLADDDPS from the coding sequence ATGGCGCCCGACTGGCTCCCCCGCGCGCTGGCGGTCCTGCTCGTGCTGGCACTGCTCGCGCCGGTCTTCGCCTGGGCGGCCGGGCAGGTCGGCTACGCCGAGCCCCTGGAGAACGCCGCCGAGGCGACCGGCGCGACCGAACACGCAGAGAGCCTCCACGAGGGCCTGTTCCCCGACTACGGCGTCCCCGGCATGGACGCCTCCTCCGGCACGTTCGTCTCGGCCGTCGTCGGGACGGCGCTGACGCTCGCGGCCGCCGCCGGGATCGGCCGCCTGCTGGCCGACGACGACCCGAGCTAA
- the cbiQ gene encoding cobalt ECF transporter T component CbiQ has translation MSRDLLDRTVATVADRARWFLLVEDVPDRDGFLQAVSPGVKLAGTVALVAVAATRRTLPPAIALAALSAALALASRVPARTFLGRLSGPPAFALVVVAPQAVLMGGPPLSGTPLSAAGVEYVAVFAVRVAACVGLLSALLLTTRFADLLAALRRLRAPPISVALLSITHRYLLVTFGELGRMVRARRGRTLAEPDARRTWRDSGNFVGTFLLRTLERGERVQRAARARGGTGTPPLRQRDPLGLPDAAFAAVVVVAVSVVVVA, from the coding sequence ATGTCGCGTGACCTGCTGGATCGCACCGTCGCGACGGTGGCCGACCGCGCCCGGTGGTTCCTGCTCGTCGAGGACGTCCCCGACCGCGACGGCTTCCTGCAGGCCGTCTCGCCGGGCGTCAAGCTCGCCGGGACGGTCGCGCTGGTCGCCGTCGCCGCCACCCGCCGGACGCTGCCGCCCGCCATCGCTCTGGCGGCGCTGTCGGCCGCGCTGGCGCTGGCCTCCCGGGTGCCCGCCCGGACCTTCCTCGGCCGCCTGTCCGGCCCGCCGGCGTTCGCGCTGGTCGTCGTCGCCCCCCAGGCCGTCCTGATGGGCGGCCCGCCGCTGTCCGGGACGCCCCTGTCGGCCGCCGGCGTCGAGTACGTCGCCGTCTTCGCCGTCCGGGTCGCCGCCTGCGTCGGGCTCCTCTCGGCGCTGCTGTTGACGACCCGCTTCGCCGATCTGCTGGCCGCGCTGCGCCGCCTGCGGGCCCCGCCCATCTCGGTCGCGCTGCTGTCGATCACCCACCGGTACCTGCTGGTGACCTTCGGCGAACTCGGCCGGATGGTCCGGGCGCGCCGCGGGCGGACGCTCGCCGAGCCCGACGCCCGGCGCACGTGGCGGGACTCGGGCAACTTCGTCGGCACCTTCCTGCTGCGGACGCTCGAGCGCGGCGAGCGCGTCCAGCGGGCGGCCCGCGCCCGCGGCGGCACCGGGACGCCGCCGCTCCGACAGCGCGACCCGCTCGGCCTCCCCGACGCCGCCTTCGCCGCGGTGGTCGTCGTCGCCGTCTCGGTGGTGGTCGTGGCGTGA
- a CDS encoding energy-coupling factor ABC transporter ATP-binding protein has product MTAVEATGLRYAYPDGTLAVDGIDVTVDDGERVALLGPNGAGKSTLLQLLGGLVEPDDGTVRYFGETTDADAVRDRVSVLTQDPADYLFNPTVREDLAYGPAQLDVPREEVDRRIERLADRLDLDGLLSKPPFRLSGGEQRRAALASALAVEPDLLLLDEPVSNVDAANREAVLALLDELAAEGVTLVVSTPDTELVPRVADRVSLLAADGTVVAEGSTREVLTDADLLRACDLRPPQVVRLFADREDVPLTVDEAAERLD; this is encoded by the coding sequence GTGACCGCCGTCGAGGCGACGGGGCTGCGCTACGCCTACCCCGACGGGACCCTCGCCGTCGACGGAATCGACGTGACCGTCGACGACGGCGAGCGGGTCGCCCTGCTTGGCCCCAACGGGGCCGGCAAGTCGACGCTGCTCCAGCTGCTCGGCGGCCTCGTCGAGCCAGACGACGGGACGGTCCGGTACTTCGGCGAGACGACCGACGCCGACGCCGTCCGCGACCGGGTGAGCGTCCTCACGCAGGACCCCGCCGACTACCTGTTCAACCCGACCGTCCGCGAGGACCTGGCCTACGGGCCGGCCCAGCTCGACGTCCCCCGCGAGGAGGTTGACCGCCGGATCGAGCGCCTGGCCGACCGGCTGGACCTCGACGGCCTCCTCTCGAAGCCGCCCTTCCGGCTCAGCGGGGGCGAACAGCGCCGGGCCGCGCTGGCCAGCGCCCTCGCCGTCGAGCCGGACCTCCTCCTGCTCGACGAGCCGGTGAGCAACGTCGACGCGGCCAACCGCGAGGCGGTGCTCGCCCTGCTGGACGAACTGGCCGCCGAGGGCGTGACGCTCGTCGTCTCGACGCCGGACACCGAACTCGTCCCGCGCGTCGCCGACCGGGTGTCCCTGCTGGCCGCCGACGGGACGGTCGTCGCCGAGGGATCGACCCGAGAGGTGCTGACCGACGCGGACCTGCTGCGGGCCTGCGATCTCCGTCCGCCCCAGGTCGTGCGGCTGTTCGCCGACCGCGAGGACGTCCCCCTGACCGTCGACGAGGCGGCCGAGCGGCTGGACTGA
- a CDS encoding urease subunit beta: protein MSEELVPGEVVPGEGTVTLNEGRETTEVTVGNAGDRPVQVGSHFHFFEVNAALSFDREAAFGMRLNVPAGTAVRFEPGERQTVELVAIGGERRAHGMNGLVNGSVGGEGGEALERAREAGFGDTGTSEQAGADEEAGASGDPEVIEE from the coding sequence ATGAGTGAGGAGCTCGTCCCGGGCGAGGTGGTGCCCGGCGAAGGAACGGTGACGCTCAACGAGGGCCGGGAAACGACCGAGGTGACGGTCGGCAACGCCGGCGACCGGCCGGTGCAGGTCGGCTCGCACTTCCACTTCTTCGAGGTCAACGCGGCCCTGTCGTTCGACCGCGAGGCCGCCTTCGGGATGCGACTGAACGTCCCGGCCGGGACGGCGGTCCGGTTCGAGCCGGGCGAGCGACAGACCGTCGAACTGGTCGCCATCGGCGGCGAGCGCCGCGCCCACGGGATGAACGGGCTGGTCAACGGCAGCGTCGGCGGCGAGGGCGGCGAGGCGCTGGAGCGGGCCCGCGAGGCCGGCTTCGGCGATACGGGGACGAGCGAACAAGCGGGAGCGGACGAGGAAGCGGGCGCCAGCGGCGACCCGGAGGTGATCGAGGAATGA
- the ureC gene encoding urease subunit alpha — translation MTREIDREAYAELYGPTEGDRVRLGDTELFAEVERDLRTHGDEAVFGGGKTLRDGLGMAPDVTQEEGALDWVITNATIIDPVLGIVAADIGVRNGEIAGIGKAGNPDTMVGVDMVVGPSTDVYPAEGEIATAGGLDIHVHWNSAQLHEHALASGITTMLGGGYGGGATTCTTGPENVKRHLQAAEEWPVNVGFYGKGNASDPEPLREQIEAGACTLKLHEDWGSMPEAIDTCLDVAEEEDVQVCMHTDTLNEAGFVENTFDAVDGRTMHLFHIEGAGGGHAPDIVEMVGEPNMLPSSTNPSMPYTDNTFDEHLDMVMVCHHLNPDVPEDVAFAESRVRAETIAAEDVLHDEGAISMLTTDSQAMGRMAELIPRTWQTASKMKAQRGLLPEDADERSSSSSRSSPTHENEGTGADNHRIKRYLAKYTINPAISAGIDDYVGTLEPGKIADVVLWDPAFFGIKPAMTFKGGFPVHSEMGEANGSLMTCEPIRQRERAGAVGKAAQGLSLTFVSPAAAEAGVGEDYGLDSRVVPVEGARTPGKDDMLYNDYCPDDVEVDPETFEVRVDGEHVTCEPSSEIPLAQRYML, via the coding sequence ATGACCCGGGAGATCGACCGCGAGGCCTACGCCGAGCTGTACGGCCCCACCGAGGGCGACAGGGTTCGGCTGGGAGACACCGAGCTGTTCGCCGAGGTCGAGCGGGACCTCCGGACGCACGGCGACGAGGCGGTCTTCGGCGGCGGGAAGACCCTCCGCGACGGCCTCGGGATGGCGCCCGACGTCACCCAGGAAGAGGGCGCGCTGGACTGGGTGATCACGAACGCGACGATAATCGACCCCGTCCTGGGGATCGTCGCGGCGGACATCGGCGTCCGCAACGGCGAGATCGCCGGGATCGGTAAGGCCGGCAACCCGGATACGATGGTCGGCGTCGACATGGTCGTCGGTCCGTCGACGGACGTCTACCCCGCCGAGGGGGAGATCGCCACCGCGGGCGGGCTGGACATCCACGTCCACTGGAACTCCGCCCAGCTCCACGAGCACGCGCTGGCCTCGGGGATCACGACGATGCTCGGCGGCGGGTACGGCGGCGGCGCGACGACCTGCACGACCGGTCCGGAGAACGTCAAGCGCCACCTGCAGGCCGCCGAGGAGTGGCCGGTCAACGTCGGCTTCTACGGCAAGGGCAACGCCTCCGATCCCGAGCCGCTGCGCGAGCAGATCGAGGCCGGTGCCTGCACCCTCAAGCTCCACGAGGACTGGGGGTCGATGCCGGAGGCCATCGACACCTGCCTCGACGTCGCCGAGGAGGAGGACGTGCAGGTGTGCATGCACACCGACACGCTCAACGAGGCCGGCTTCGTCGAGAACACCTTCGACGCCGTGGACGGCCGGACGATGCACCTGTTCCACATCGAGGGCGCGGGCGGGGGCCACGCGCCGGACATCGTGGAGATGGTCGGCGAGCCCAACATGCTACCCTCCTCGACCAACCCCTCGATGCCGTACACGGACAACACGTTCGACGAGCACCTGGACATGGTGATGGTCTGCCACCACCTGAACCCGGACGTCCCCGAGGACGTCGCCTTCGCCGAGTCCCGTGTCCGGGCCGAGACCATCGCAGCGGAGGACGTCCTCCACGACGAGGGGGCCATCTCGATGCTGACCACCGACTCCCAGGCGATGGGGCGGATGGCCGAGCTGATCCCCCGCACCTGGCAGACCGCCTCGAAGATGAAGGCTCAGCGCGGGCTCCTCCCCGAGGACGCTGACGAGCGAAGCTCGTCGAGCTCTCGTTCGTCTCCGACTCACGAGAACGAAGGAACCGGCGCGGACAACCACCGCATCAAGCGGTACCTCGCGAAGTACACGATCAACCCCGCGATCTCCGCCGGCATCGACGATTACGTCGGGACGCTCGAACCAGGAAAGATCGCCGACGTCGTGCTGTGGGACCCGGCGTTCTTCGGGATCAAGCCCGCGATGACGTTCAAGGGCGGCTTCCCGGTCCACTCGGAGATGGGCGAGGCCAACGGCTCGCTGATGACCTGCGAGCCGATCCGCCAGCGCGAGCGGGCGGGCGCCGTCGGCAAGGCCGCCCAGGGCCTCTCGTTGACGTTCGTCTCCCCGGCGGCCGCCGAGGCCGGCGTCGGCGAGGACTACGGCCTCGACTCCCGCGTCGTCCCCGTCGAGGGCGCTCGCACGCCCGGCAAGGACGACATGCTGTACAACGACTACTGCCCCGACGACGTGGAGGTCGATCCGGAGACCTTCGAGGTCCGCGTCGACGGCGAGCACGTCACCTGCGAACCGTCCTCCGAGATCCCCCTGGCACAGCGGTACATGCTCTGA
- a CDS encoding urease subunit gamma: MKLTPKEEERLTIFTAAEVARRREERGVLLNHPEAVAYVSDWCIERAREGRSVAEIRAGASQLLGRDDVMEGVPEMVDVIQVEPVFPDGTKLVTVHDPIRSDSVGGTDEASPDRGEEA; the protein is encoded by the coding sequence ATGAAGCTCACGCCCAAGGAAGAGGAGCGACTCACGATCTTCACGGCTGCAGAGGTCGCGCGGCGCCGCGAGGAGCGCGGCGTCCTGCTGAACCACCCCGAGGCGGTCGCGTACGTCAGCGACTGGTGCATCGAGCGGGCCCGCGAGGGCCGGTCCGTCGCGGAGATCCGCGCCGGCGCGTCCCAGCTGCTGGGCCGCGACGACGTCATGGAAGGGGTCCCCGAGATGGTCGACGTGATCCAGGTCGAGCCTGTCTTCCCCGACGGGACGAAGCTCGTGACCGTCCACGACCCCATCCGATCGGACAGCGTCGGCGGGACCGACGAAGCGTCTCCCGATCGCGGCGAGGAAGCATGA
- the ureG gene encoding urease accessory protein UreG: MSPTHRDVATVGVGGPVGSGKTSLLTELVPRLREEGLYVGVIANDILTREDAERLRERFAGVVPEDLVASVETGACPHTGIREDPSMNLQQIDAFLADYPDLDLVLIESGGDNLAATFNPELADYSLYVISVAEGEDIPRKRGPGVVDCDLLVVNKTDLAPHVGADLAVIEEDAAEVRDGPVTFTDCKSGEGIDAVREHVSEGVLFA; the protein is encoded by the coding sequence ATGAGTCCGACCCACCGCGACGTGGCCACCGTCGGCGTCGGCGGCCCCGTCGGCTCGGGCAAGACCTCGCTGCTGACGGAGCTGGTCCCGCGGCTGCGCGAGGAGGGGCTGTACGTGGGCGTCATCGCCAACGACATCCTCACCCGGGAGGACGCCGAGCGGCTGCGCGAGCGGTTCGCCGGCGTCGTCCCCGAGGACCTCGTCGCCAGCGTCGAGACGGGCGCCTGCCCGCACACCGGCATCCGCGAGGACCCGTCGATGAACCTCCAGCAGATCGACGCCTTCCTCGCGGACTACCCCGACCTGGACCTCGTGCTGATCGAGAGCGGCGGGGACAACCTCGCGGCCACGTTCAACCCCGAACTGGCCGACTACTCGCTGTACGTCATCAGCGTCGCCGAGGGGGAGGACATTCCCCGCAAGCGCGGGCCGGGCGTCGTCGACTGCGACCTGCTCGTCGTCAACAAGACCGACCTCGCGCCCCACGTCGGCGCGGACCTCGCCGTCATCGAAGAGGACGCCGCCGAGGTGCGCGACGGCCCCGTCACGTTCACCGACTGCAAGTCCGGCGAGGGGATCGACGCGGTGCGGGAGCACGTCAGCGAGGGGGTGCTGTTCGCCTGA